In Pseudonocardia sp. C8, one genomic interval encodes:
- a CDS encoding small ribosomal subunit Rsm22 family protein gives MTAPDTDLAAGLAAALDDVLDPVPAGRLAPVVDRLIRDYRSGTVPSSPILRTADDAAAYAAYRMPATYAAVVDVLERVAGRVDDPATQVDLGGGTGAAVWAAAQVWPSLRQATVLEAAAPARALGRRLAEAAPVPAVRAARWEAAVFGTGTTLPETDLVTACYLLGELPEPVREALTGAAARAARMVVVVEPGTPAGYARVLAARSQLLAAGMRIAAPCPHDGACPVTGDDWCHFAARVPRSSRHRALKAGTLGHEDEKFSYVVAVREHPDRAPGRIVRHPGSRKGLVTLRVCSADGGLRDTPVPRSRKELFRAARDAAWGDPWPPGETGPAPASPG, from the coding sequence GTGACAGCCCCGGACACCGATCTCGCGGCCGGCCTCGCCGCGGCACTGGACGACGTGCTGGACCCGGTCCCGGCCGGGCGGCTCGCCCCGGTGGTGGACCGGCTGATCCGGGACTACCGCAGCGGCACCGTGCCGTCGTCGCCGATCCTGCGCACCGCCGACGACGCCGCCGCCTACGCGGCGTACCGGATGCCGGCCACGTACGCGGCCGTCGTCGACGTCCTGGAGCGGGTGGCGGGCCGGGTCGACGACCCGGCGACCCAGGTCGATCTCGGCGGCGGGACCGGGGCGGCCGTGTGGGCGGCCGCCCAGGTGTGGCCGTCGCTGCGGCAGGCCACCGTGCTCGAGGCCGCGGCCCCGGCCCGGGCGCTCGGCAGGCGGCTCGCCGAGGCGGCACCGGTACCGGCGGTGCGGGCCGCCCGGTGGGAGGCCGCGGTGTTCGGCACGGGCACCACGCTGCCGGAGACCGACCTGGTCACCGCCTGCTACCTGCTCGGCGAGCTGCCGGAGCCGGTCCGGGAGGCGCTGACCGGCGCGGCGGCCCGCGCGGCGCGGATGGTGGTCGTCGTCGAGCCGGGGACGCCCGCCGGGTACGCCCGGGTGCTGGCCGCCCGCTCGCAGCTGCTGGCGGCCGGGATGCGGATCGCCGCGCCCTGCCCGCACGACGGCGCCTGCCCGGTGACCGGCGACGACTGGTGCCACTTCGCGGCACGGGTGCCTCGCAGCTCGCGGCACCGGGCACTCAAGGCCGGCACGCTCGGCCACGAGGACGAGAAGTTCTCCTACGTCGTCGCGGTGCGGGAGCACCCGGACCGGGCGCCCGGCCGGATCGTCCGCCACCCCGGGAGCCGGAAGGGTCTCGTCACCCTCCGTGTCTGTTCGGCGGACGGAGGACTACGCGACACCCCCGTACCACGCAGTCGCAAAGAGCTGTTCCGGGCCGCCCGCGACGCCGCGTGGGGGGACCCGTGGCCACCCGGGGAGACCGGTCCGGCACCCGCGAGCCCGGGGTGA
- a CDS encoding YeeE/YedE family protein: MSVVDEREPGRLARVLREIPATERAAFGPQDRAAKPPQWTVVAVGLVLAALFLAGVSTVAPATMVGTAALGLALGFTLFHSRFGFTSGWRQLVAVGQGAAIRAHMVMLGTASVLFAVILASGTALAGEPRGYTSPIGIGLVVGAFLFGLGMQVGGSCASGTLFAVGSGQSAIVLTLFGFVVGSMFAVLTHTFWTRTVPQGPSVNLAQVLGYPGALAATLLVLAAITVVTWVVARRRTPPPVERPPSARGAARVLQGSWPMWAGAIVLAVLNAAVLFVSAAPWGVTSAFALWGSKFLELLGVDVASWAYWQVPANAKSLAGPVLADRISNLDIGIMIGALVASALGGAFVLHRRIPWKLALGAVLGGIAMGYGARLAGGCNIGAYFSGIASFSLHGWIWAVVALGGTWVGLRLRPLFGLSNPKPADSLC, translated from the coding sequence ATGTCCGTCGTCGACGAGCGCGAACCCGGCCGGCTGGCCCGGGTGCTGCGCGAGATCCCCGCCACCGAGCGGGCGGCCTTCGGGCCGCAGGACCGGGCCGCGAAACCCCCGCAGTGGACGGTCGTCGCGGTCGGCCTCGTGCTGGCCGCGCTGTTCCTGGCCGGGGTGAGCACGGTCGCCCCGGCCACCATGGTCGGCACCGCCGCGCTGGGGCTGGCCCTCGGGTTCACCCTGTTCCACTCCCGCTTCGGCTTCACCTCCGGCTGGCGCCAGCTCGTGGCCGTCGGACAGGGCGCCGCGATCCGGGCCCACATGGTCATGCTGGGGACGGCGTCCGTGCTGTTCGCGGTGATCCTCGCGTCCGGGACGGCGCTGGCCGGGGAACCGCGCGGGTACACCTCGCCGATCGGCATCGGACTCGTCGTCGGCGCGTTCCTGTTCGGGCTGGGGATGCAGGTCGGCGGGTCGTGCGCGTCCGGGACGCTGTTCGCCGTCGGCAGCGGGCAGAGCGCGATCGTGCTGACCCTGTTCGGGTTCGTCGTCGGCTCGATGTTCGCGGTGCTCACCCACACCTTCTGGACGCGGACGGTGCCGCAGGGCCCGAGCGTCAACCTGGCCCAGGTACTCGGCTACCCGGGTGCGCTGGCCGCGACGCTGCTCGTGCTCGCCGCGATCACCGTCGTGACCTGGGTGGTCGCCCGGCGGCGCACCCCGCCGCCGGTGGAGCGGCCGCCGTCGGCCCGCGGCGCCGCCCGGGTGCTGCAAGGGTCCTGGCCGATGTGGGCCGGCGCGATCGTGCTGGCCGTGCTGAACGCCGCGGTCCTGTTCGTCTCGGCCGCACCGTGGGGCGTCACCTCGGCGTTCGCGCTGTGGGGGTCGAAGTTCCTGGAGCTCCTCGGCGTGGACGTGGCGAGCTGGGCGTACTGGCAGGTCCCGGCGAACGCGAAGTCCCTCGCCGGCCCGGTGCTCGCCGACCGGATCTCCAACCTGGACATCGGGATCATGATCGGCGCGCTGGTCGCGTCCGCGCTGGGTGGCGCGTTCGTGCTGCACCGGCGGATCCCGTGGAAGCTCGCGCTCGGCGCCGTGCTCGGCGGCATCGCCATGGGCTACGGCGCGCGGCTGGCGGGCGGCTGCAACATCGGCGCCTACTTCTCGGGCATCGCGTCGTTCAGCCTGCACGGATGGATCTGGGCCGTCGTCGCGCTCGGCGGCACGTGGGTCGGGCTGCGGCTGCGGCCGCTGTTCGGCCTGAGCAACCCGAAACCGGCCGACTCGCTCTGCTGA
- a CDS encoding diiron oxygenase: MTATVPEPQTETLDERQDSAERLLRSSAELSFDPATQVDWETPLDRSYHGMSPEWSSLYGTAYWDELTEEQRTELTRQESASVASTGIWFEMILQQLVLRDFYAKDPTDPSFQWALTEIADECRHSIMFARGSAKLGAPAYIPKRWVVNLGRLCALTYSGEAAYASILVAEEVLDVMQRDWMRDERVVPFVRTINNIHVVEESRHMKFAREETRERLKGVGRLRRQYQAFAVAAAAYFIVTSMWNEKIYENAGLDTERALREAKANEHHKAQLRSSCAGLMEFLSSCGLLTRPALWFYRRANLV, encoded by the coding sequence ATGACCGCCACCGTTCCGGAGCCCCAGACCGAGACGCTCGACGAGCGGCAGGACTCCGCCGAGCGCCTGCTGCGGTCGTCTGCCGAGCTGTCGTTCGACCCGGCGACCCAGGTCGACTGGGAGACCCCGCTCGACCGCAGCTACCACGGCATGAGCCCCGAGTGGAGCAGCCTCTACGGCACCGCGTACTGGGACGAGCTGACCGAGGAGCAGCGCACCGAGCTGACCCGCCAGGAGTCGGCGTCGGTCGCCTCGACCGGGATCTGGTTCGAGATGATCCTGCAGCAGCTCGTGCTGCGGGACTTCTACGCGAAGGACCCGACCGACCCGTCGTTCCAGTGGGCGCTGACCGAGATCGCCGACGAGTGCCGGCACTCGATCATGTTCGCCCGGGGCTCGGCCAAGCTCGGCGCCCCGGCCTACATCCCGAAGCGCTGGGTCGTGAACCTCGGCCGGCTCTGCGCGCTGACCTACTCCGGCGAGGCGGCGTACGCGTCGATCCTGGTCGCCGAGGAGGTCCTCGACGTGATGCAGCGGGACTGGATGCGCGACGAGCGCGTCGTCCCGTTCGTGCGGACGATCAACAACATCCACGTGGTCGAGGAGTCGCGGCACATGAAGTTCGCCCGGGAGGAGACCCGGGAGCGGCTCAAGGGCGTCGGCCGGCTGCGCCGCCAGTACCAGGCGTTCGCCGTCGCCGCGGCCGCGTACTTCATCGTCACGAGCATGTGGAACGAGAAGATCTACGAGAACGCGGGCCTCGACACCGAGCGCGCGCTGCGCGAGGCGAAGGCCAACGAGCACCACAAGGCGCAGCTGCGCTCGTCCTGTGCCGGGCTGATGGAGTTCCTGTCGTCCTGCGGCCTGCTGACCCGGCCGGCGCTGTGGTTCTACCGCCGCGCGAACCTCGTCTGA
- a CDS encoding putative leader peptide produces MSRRHVDLRRQASALCPGA; encoded by the coding sequence GTGAGTCGGCGCCACGTCGACCTGCGCCGCCAGGCGAGCGCGCTCTGTCCCGGCGCCTGA
- a CDS encoding NAD(P)/FAD-dependent oxidoreductase, with protein sequence MFVYDVVVVGAGPAGASAALNVLRLRPGAAVLLLDAHTFPRDKTCGDGVAAEVFDLLDDLGVTGIRDLGPVAPRLRLRTPTGRVVHRTAPRPNRVIIRRVLDAALVDAAVAAGAELRAHRVRTLSVEPGRVVVDGTIAARAVVGADGAHSVVRRALGAPPAPPAGTAVAIRGYAPVAAEPGTLTIEYAGDAWPAYAWSFPVAGGGANVGYGVFDKRGTGSRAELLDRLAVLLPGQEPDPATLRAHHLPLSTTPRFQPDGRVLLAGDAAAKVNPLTGEGIFDAVASGILAGRNALRGAAAGAAHRAAMERAFGRHHRHVGALARLSARPAFLDAAIGAAGAHRTVFDCAVRLGLARGTVSPAALALVAAHLPAGVIRARRRAAAGAVR encoded by the coding sequence ATGTTCGTGTACGACGTCGTCGTGGTCGGGGCCGGTCCGGCCGGGGCCTCGGCAGCGCTGAACGTGCTGCGGCTGCGGCCCGGCGCGGCCGTGCTGCTGCTCGACGCGCACACGTTCCCGCGGGACAAGACCTGCGGCGACGGGGTGGCGGCGGAGGTGTTCGACCTGCTCGACGACCTCGGCGTCACCGGGATCCGCGACCTCGGTCCGGTGGCGCCCCGGCTGCGGCTGCGCACCCCCACCGGGCGGGTCGTGCACCGGACCGCGCCCCGGCCGAACCGGGTGATCATCCGGCGGGTGCTGGACGCGGCGCTGGTCGACGCCGCCGTCGCAGCCGGTGCCGAGCTGCGGGCCCACCGGGTGCGCACGCTGTCGGTCGAGCCCGGCCGGGTCGTCGTCGACGGCACGATCGCCGCCCGCGCGGTGGTCGGCGCGGACGGGGCGCACTCCGTGGTGCGCCGCGCGCTCGGCGCGCCGCCCGCCCCGCCTGCGGGCACGGCCGTCGCGATCCGCGGGTACGCCCCGGTGGCCGCGGAGCCGGGCACGCTCACCATCGAGTACGCCGGGGACGCCTGGCCCGCCTACGCCTGGTCGTTCCCGGTCGCGGGGGGCGGCGCGAACGTCGGCTACGGGGTGTTCGACAAGCGGGGCACCGGATCCCGCGCGGAGCTCCTCGACCGGCTCGCGGTGCTGCTGCCCGGCCAGGAACCCGATCCGGCCACGCTGCGGGCCCACCACCTGCCGCTGTCGACGACGCCCCGGTTCCAGCCCGACGGCCGGGTGCTGCTCGCCGGGGACGCGGCGGCCAAGGTCAACCCGCTGACCGGCGAGGGGATCTTCGACGCCGTCGCGTCCGGCATCCTGGCCGGCCGCAACGCGCTGCGGGGTGCCGCCGCGGGTGCCGCCCACCGGGCGGCGATGGAACGCGCCTTCGGCCGGCACCACCGGCACGTCGGCGCGCTCGCCCGGCTCTCGGCCCGGCCGGCGTTCCTGGACGCCGCGATCGGCGCCGCCGGCGCGCACCGGACCGTCTTCGACTGCGCGGTCCGGCTGGGGCTGGCCCGGGGCACCGTCTCCCCCGCCGCGCTCGCCCTGGTCGCCGCGCACCTGCCGGCCGGCGTGATCCGCGCCCGCAGGCGGGCCGCGGCGGGTGCCGTCCGGTAG
- a CDS encoding carbohydrate kinase: MPDTTAGRPPRGVVAVAGEALVDIVPAPAQGYWEFAPGGSPANVAVGLARLDVPARMLARLADDLLGRKLRRHLADNGVDLSRAVAAEEPSSLAIVELAPDGQASYDFRIGGTADWQWTDEELAGALDDGDAGPVVAVHSGSLALTTPPGHEALRELLASAVDTATVSYDPNFRPMLMGTPDEELPGVHELLGLADVVKVSEEDLAWLHPGREPGDVVGEWLELGPAVVVVTLGANGVLAGTASGLHTVLPGKKIDVVDTVGAGDSFSAAMLAGLHRRGFLGAAAREDLYRIEREPLDGVLAEAVAAAAITCSRHGANPPTRAELDATTS; this comes from the coding sequence ATGCCCGACACCACCGCCGGACGCCCGCCACGCGGGGTGGTCGCCGTCGCCGGCGAGGCCCTGGTCGACATCGTCCCCGCGCCCGCGCAGGGCTACTGGGAGTTCGCGCCCGGCGGCAGCCCCGCGAACGTCGCCGTCGGGCTCGCCCGCCTCGACGTCCCGGCCCGCATGCTCGCCCGGCTGGCCGACGACCTGCTGGGCCGGAAGCTGCGCCGCCATCTCGCGGACAACGGTGTCGACCTCTCGCGTGCGGTGGCGGCCGAGGAGCCGTCGTCGCTGGCGATCGTCGAGCTGGCCCCGGACGGGCAGGCGTCCTACGACTTCCGGATCGGCGGCACCGCGGACTGGCAGTGGACCGACGAGGAGCTCGCCGGGGCCCTCGACGACGGCGACGCCGGCCCGGTCGTGGCCGTCCACTCCGGATCGCTGGCGCTGACCACCCCACCGGGGCACGAGGCGCTGCGGGAGCTGCTGGCGTCCGCTGTGGACACCGCGACGGTCAGCTACGACCCGAACTTCCGGCCGATGCTCATGGGCACCCCGGACGAGGAGCTGCCCGGCGTGCACGAGCTGCTCGGGCTGGCCGACGTCGTCAAGGTCAGCGAGGAGGACCTGGCCTGGCTGCACCCCGGCCGGGAGCCCGGCGACGTCGTCGGCGAGTGGCTGGAGCTGGGCCCGGCGGTCGTCGTCGTGACGCTCGGGGCGAACGGCGTGCTGGCCGGCACCGCGTCCGGCCTGCACACCGTCCTGCCCGGGAAGAAGATCGACGTGGTGGACACCGTCGGCGCCGGGGACAGCTTCTCCGCGGCGATGCTGGCGGGGCTGCACCGGCGCGGGTTCCTCGGCGCGGCCGCCCGCGAGGACCTGTACCGGATCGAACGCGAGCCGCTCGACGGCGTGCTCGCCGAGGCCGTCGCCGCCGCCGCGATCACCTGCTCCCGGCACGGCGCGAACCCGCCGACACGCGCCGAGCTCGACGCCACCACGTCCTGA
- a CDS encoding DHA2 family efflux MFS transporter permease subunit, with protein sequence MTTEPTTGDAPGTERLPPGAPLIISLLVGSAFVMILNETIMSVALPALIADLRVSAATVQWLTSGFLLTMAVVIPITGYLLQRFRPRSVYLASMSLFSAGTLLSALAPAFPVLLAGRVVQACGTAVMVPLLMTTILRLVPASRRGQTMGTISIVIAVAPAVGPTLSGVILSALGWRWMFWLVLPIALLALAAGAVWLKVTAETSKAPLDVLSVLISAVAFSGIVYGLSAIGESAAAGGRGGVPPWVPLVIGAVALAVFVHRQLRLQRTGAPLLDLRPFAIRRYTLALVLVATGFMSLFGAIILLPLYIQDVLGDSAFVAGLVVLPGGLVMGLMGPVVGRAYDRLGVRPLVIPGALLLAVVMWGFTALGATSPIWLVAVLHVGLSAALALMFTPLMTDALGALPGDLYSHGSAILTTLQQVAGAAGTALFITVMTLFSARAGVDEAGVHAAFLVAAVVSLVVVAVAFLTGGRKDAAEPAERTHV encoded by the coding sequence GTGACGACCGAGCCGACCACCGGCGACGCCCCCGGGACGGAACGGCTCCCACCCGGCGCGCCGCTGATCATCTCGTTGCTGGTCGGTTCCGCCTTCGTCATGATCCTCAACGAGACGATCATGAGTGTGGCGTTGCCGGCCCTGATCGCCGACCTCCGGGTCAGCGCGGCCACCGTGCAGTGGCTGACCAGCGGCTTCCTGCTGACGATGGCCGTGGTCATCCCGATCACCGGCTACCTGCTGCAGCGGTTCCGGCCGCGCTCGGTGTACCTGGCGTCGATGAGCCTGTTCAGCGCGGGCACCCTGCTCTCCGCGCTCGCCCCGGCGTTCCCGGTGCTGCTGGCGGGCCGGGTGGTGCAGGCCTGCGGCACCGCCGTGATGGTCCCGCTGCTGATGACGACGATCCTGCGGCTGGTCCCGGCGTCGCGCCGCGGGCAGACCATGGGCACGATCTCGATCGTCATCGCGGTCGCGCCCGCGGTCGGCCCGACGCTGTCCGGGGTGATCCTCTCCGCGCTGGGCTGGCGCTGGATGTTCTGGCTGGTGCTGCCGATCGCGCTGCTCGCACTGGCCGCCGGCGCGGTCTGGCTGAAGGTGACCGCCGAGACGTCGAAGGCGCCGCTGGACGTGCTGTCCGTGCTGATCTCGGCGGTCGCGTTCTCCGGGATCGTCTACGGCCTCTCCGCGATCGGGGAGTCCGCGGCGGCCGGCGGGCGCGGTGGCGTCCCGCCCTGGGTGCCGCTGGTCATCGGCGCGGTCGCGCTCGCCGTGTTCGTGCACCGGCAGCTCCGGCTGCAGCGGACCGGCGCGCCCCTGCTCGACCTGCGGCCGTTCGCGATCCGCCGGTACACCCTGGCGCTGGTCCTGGTGGCCACCGGGTTCATGTCCCTGTTCGGGGCGATCATCCTGCTGCCGCTCTACATCCAGGACGTGCTCGGCGACAGCGCGTTCGTCGCCGGCCTGGTGGTGCTGCCCGGCGGCCTGGTGATGGGCCTGATGGGGCCGGTCGTCGGCCGCGCCTACGACCGGCTCGGCGTGCGGCCGCTCGTGATCCCGGGGGCCCTGCTGCTGGCAGTGGTGATGTGGGGCTTCACCGCCCTCGGCGCGACGTCGCCGATCTGGCTGGTCGCGGTGCTGCACGTGGGCCTCTCCGCGGCGCTGGCGCTCATGTTCACCCCGCTGATGACCGACGCGCTCGGCGCGCTGCCCGGGGACCTGTACTCGCACGGCAGCGCGATCCTCACCACGCTGCAGCAGGTCGCCGGGGCCGCCGGCACCGCGCTGTTCATCACGGTCATGACGCTGTTCTCGGCCCGGGCCGGGGTGGACGAGGCCGGGGTGCACGCCGCATTCCTGGTCGCGGCTGTCGTCTCGCTGGTCGTGGTGGCGGTCGCGTTCCTCACCGGCGGGCGGAAGGACGCCGCGGAGCCGGCGGAGCGCACGCACGTCTGA
- a CDS encoding GTP-binding protein: MPRKIPVVVLAGFLGAGKTTLLNHLLAAGGDARIGVVVNDFGSVGIDAMRLAGQAGGVVGLGNGCLCCEVGEGGVSQVLETLTRRRDEIDVVVIEASGIAEPGTLVQLVLDALGQHLSFGGLVEVVDAAEYEATRRRHPQLDRHVGLADLVVLNKIDRVGTGTLWRVRRLCREANPRAPIVPVRDGAVDPALLFDIEIVPGRQLMLGEQVREAGDDHETHLHTGYQSVTFLCDEPLDAARLRELLDARPAGLYRIKGSVRFAAAPGRERWDLHTVGRYVRFRRTRWDAGEPRRTTLVLIGTGLDEAALERALRGCVAGDGDRRDPDALLPVARYAV, encoded by the coding sequence GTGCCCCGGAAGATCCCGGTCGTGGTGCTGGCCGGGTTCCTCGGAGCCGGCAAGACGACCCTCCTCAACCACCTCCTCGCCGCCGGCGGGGACGCGCGGATCGGCGTGGTCGTCAACGACTTCGGCTCGGTGGGCATCGACGCGATGCGGCTGGCCGGGCAGGCCGGCGGCGTCGTCGGGCTCGGGAACGGCTGCCTGTGCTGCGAGGTCGGCGAGGGCGGGGTTTCGCAGGTCCTGGAGACGCTGACCCGGCGCCGCGACGAGATCGACGTCGTCGTGATCGAGGCCAGCGGGATCGCCGAGCCCGGCACGCTCGTGCAGCTGGTACTCGACGCGCTGGGGCAGCACCTGAGCTTCGGCGGGCTGGTCGAGGTGGTCGACGCCGCCGAGTACGAGGCCACCCGCCGGCGGCACCCGCAGCTGGACCGGCACGTCGGGCTGGCCGACCTCGTCGTCCTGAACAAGATCGACCGGGTGGGGACGGGCACGCTCTGGCGGGTGCGCAGGTTGTGCCGCGAGGCGAACCCGCGGGCGCCGATCGTCCCGGTGCGGGACGGCGCGGTAGACCCGGCACTGCTGTTCGACATCGAGATCGTCCCCGGCCGCCAGCTCATGCTCGGCGAGCAGGTCCGCGAGGCCGGCGACGACCACGAGACCCACCTGCACACCGGCTACCAGAGCGTCACGTTCCTCTGCGACGAGCCGCTCGACGCCGCCCGGCTCCGCGAGCTGCTCGACGCCCGCCCGGCCGGCCTGTACCGGATCAAGGGCTCGGTCCGGTTCGCGGCCGCCCCCGGCCGGGAACGCTGGGACCTGCACACCGTCGGCCGGTACGTCCGGTTCCGGCGCACCCGGTGGGACGCCGGCGAGCCGCGGCGCACCACGCTCGTCCTGATCGGCACCGGCCTCGACGAGGCCGCCCTGGAGCGGGCCCTGCGGGGCTGCGTCGCGGGCGACGGCGACCGCCGCGACCCCGACGCGCTGCTCCCGGTCGCCCGCTACGCGGTCTGA
- a CDS encoding glycoside hydrolase family 16 protein: protein MVRTRKRALRSTVAVLAALTAALAVTSGTTVSAPVVLTSSATAVSGPAADPAPATDPAPTPAPPSSHCTSTAAEKFGWGAPARHSTFGGTAVPPDWHPYGPEPGHNKKGTRTPDAVTVADGAMTIRGDRDGTTGAVSWHPGQKYGRWEACVRSEAARGGLNALLLLWPVAEDFPVGGEVDWMEILSADRQETAFFLHYGPDNDQDHGSVQHDSTRWSAYALEWTPEKITAYVDGKEWYTNTETDHFPPRPMNMTMQLDYFGNAGGPTAMHMDWASQWALPESEPATLSLPPGAPATGQPRDYPQRAPRALTPAEQQAQDAMLAGPR, encoded by the coding sequence ATGGTGCGTACGAGGAAGCGAGCCCTGCGGAGCACGGTGGCGGTGCTGGCCGCGCTCACCGCGGCCCTGGCGGTGACCTCGGGGACGACAGTGAGCGCTCCGGTGGTGCTCACCTCGTCCGCGACGGCGGTCTCAGGCCCCGCCGCCGACCCCGCGCCCGCCACCGACCCCGCGCCCACACCCGCCCCGCCGTCGTCGCACTGCACCTCCACCGCCGCCGAGAAGTTCGGCTGGGGCGCCCCGGCCCGGCACTCGACGTTCGGCGGCACTGCCGTCCCGCCGGACTGGCACCCGTACGGCCCCGAGCCGGGTCACAACAAGAAGGGCACCCGCACCCCGGACGCGGTGACCGTCGCCGACGGCGCCATGACGATCCGGGGCGACCGGGACGGCACGACCGGCGCGGTGAGCTGGCATCCCGGGCAGAAGTACGGCCGCTGGGAGGCCTGCGTGCGGTCCGAGGCGGCCCGGGGAGGGCTCAACGCGCTGCTGCTGCTCTGGCCGGTGGCCGAGGACTTCCCGGTCGGCGGCGAGGTCGACTGGATGGAGATCCTGTCCGCCGACCGGCAGGAGACGGCGTTCTTCCTGCACTACGGCCCGGACAACGACCAGGATCACGGCTCGGTGCAGCACGACTCGACCCGGTGGTCGGCGTACGCGCTGGAGTGGACGCCGGAGAAGATCACCGCCTACGTCGACGGCAAGGAGTGGTACACGAACACCGAGACCGACCACTTCCCGCCGCGACCGATGAACATGACCATGCAGCTCGACTACTTCGGCAATGCCGGCGGCCCGACCGCCATGCACATGGACTGGGCGAGCCAGTGGGCGCTGCCGGAGAGCGAGCCGGCGACGCTGAGCCTGCCGCCGGGCGCGCCGGCGACCGGGCAGCCCCGCGACTACCCGCAGCGGGCGCCACGGGCGCTGACCCCGGCCGAGCAGCAGGCGCAGGACGCGATGCTCGCCGGCCCCCGGTGA
- the idi gene encoding isopentenyl-diphosphate Delta-isomerase translates to MEQVVLLDDDGNPVGVADKATVHGATTPRHLAFSCYGVDDGGRLLVTRRARTKTAFPLVWTNTCCGHPAPGEEMADAVRRRLADELGVRATELRLVLPDFSYRASQDGVEENELCPVFVARLAGRPDPRPDEVEDVQWWSWGRFRAAAEDPASGLSPWARLQAPLLDALDDPLLAGR, encoded by the coding sequence ATGGAACAGGTCGTGCTGCTGGACGACGACGGCAATCCGGTCGGCGTCGCCGACAAGGCGACCGTGCACGGTGCGACGACCCCCCGGCACCTGGCGTTCTCCTGCTACGGCGTCGACGACGGCGGCCGCCTGCTGGTCACCCGCCGCGCCCGCACCAAGACCGCGTTCCCGCTGGTCTGGACGAACACCTGCTGCGGGCATCCCGCTCCGGGCGAGGAGATGGCGGACGCCGTGCGCCGCCGGCTGGCCGACGAGCTCGGCGTCCGGGCCACCGAGCTGCGGCTGGTGCTGCCGGACTTCTCCTACCGGGCCTCGCAGGACGGGGTCGAGGAGAACGAGCTGTGCCCGGTGTTCGTGGCGCGGCTCGCCGGGCGGCCCGATCCGCGCCCGGACGAGGTCGAGGACGTGCAGTGGTGGAGCTGGGGGCGGTTCCGCGCCGCCGCCGAGGACCCGGCCTCGGGCCTGTCGCCGTGGGCGCGGCTGCAGGCCCCGCTGCTGGACGCGCTGGACGACCCGCTGCTCGCCGGCCGCTGA
- a CDS encoding cupin domain-containing protein, whose product MSRPELAAALDLAPHPEGGWFRRTWTSPVTVDTPHGPRPSATAILYLLDAPGRWHRVRSAEIWCRHLGEVELVLGGDGEEPGPGTVLLLGPPEPGGMRTLPQREVPAGVWQRASPLGDGPVLVSCVVSPGFDFDDFELR is encoded by the coding sequence GTGTCGCGTCCCGAGCTCGCCGCCGCACTGGACCTCGCACCGCACCCGGAGGGCGGGTGGTTCCGCCGCACGTGGACGTCCCCGGTGACGGTCGACACGCCGCACGGGCCGCGACCGTCCGCGACCGCGATCCTCTACCTGCTCGACGCCCCGGGCCGCTGGCACCGCGTCCGCTCGGCGGAGATCTGGTGCCGGCACCTCGGTGAGGTCGAGCTGGTCCTCGGCGGCGACGGCGAGGAACCCGGCCCCGGGACCGTGCTGCTCCTCGGGCCACCCGAGCCCGGTGGGATGCGGACCCTCCCCCAGCGCGAGGTGCCCGCCGGGGTCTGGCAGCGGGCATCACCCCTGGGCGACGGACCCGTCCTGGTCAGCTGCGTCGTCTCCCCCGGCTTCGACTTCGACGACTTCGAGCTGCGTTGA